From the Paenibacillus sp. FSL H8-0548 genome, one window contains:
- the ssuD gene encoding FMNH2-dependent alkanesulfonate monooxygenase has product MEFFWFIPTYGDGRYIGTDLGARTTTPVYYRQIAMAADDLGFTGVLLPTGRACEDPWITASTLIPVTKRLKFLVAVRPGLMSPTVAARMAASFDRSSEGRLLINVVAGGDPEELAADGLYLEHDERYELTDEFMSVWRDVLAQKESVSLDGKHIKISQAVNFFPPIQQPHPPVFFGGSSPAAIAAAAKHADYYLTWGEPPEQVKEKLTLVREAVHAQGRTVKFGIRLHIIVRETNEEAWQAANQLISHLDDELIAKAQKVYARMDSHGQKRMTQTHGGDRSSLEISPNLWAGIGLVRGGAGTALVGDPDTIAERLQEYAELGIETFILSGYPHLEEAYRVAELLFPKLRPSHSKALPAGPNGEMVAYQYQPGKTR; this is encoded by the coding sequence TTGGAATTTTTTTGGTTTATTCCTACCTACGGGGACGGCCGTTACATAGGAACCGATCTCGGCGCACGAACAACGACGCCCGTTTATTATCGGCAAATTGCAATGGCCGCTGACGACTTAGGTTTCACTGGTGTCCTGCTTCCAACGGGAAGAGCTTGCGAGGACCCTTGGATTACTGCCTCTACCCTCATTCCTGTTACGAAAAGGCTGAAGTTTCTTGTTGCAGTAAGACCTGGCCTGATGTCGCCTACCGTTGCAGCTAGAATGGCAGCCAGCTTCGATCGCAGCTCCGAGGGACGTCTGCTCATTAATGTAGTCGCAGGAGGTGATCCTGAAGAGCTTGCCGCTGATGGTTTGTATCTTGAGCATGATGAGCGCTATGAATTAACAGATGAATTCATGTCTGTATGGCGTGATGTGCTCGCGCAGAAGGAATCGGTCAGCTTGGATGGCAAGCATATTAAGATTAGTCAGGCTGTTAATTTCTTCCCGCCGATCCAGCAGCCTCATCCACCTGTATTTTTTGGAGGCTCCTCTCCTGCTGCTATTGCTGCCGCAGCCAAGCATGCTGATTATTACTTAACTTGGGGCGAGCCCCCGGAGCAGGTGAAGGAGAAGCTTACCCTAGTCCGAGAAGCTGTCCACGCGCAAGGAAGAACGGTCAAATTCGGGATTCGTCTTCATATCATCGTCAGGGAAACGAATGAGGAGGCCTGGCAAGCAGCCAATCAGTTAATTAGTCATTTGGACGACGAGCTCATTGCCAAAGCACAGAAGGTCTATGCTCGTATGGATTCGCATGGTCAGAAGCGAATGACCCAAACACACGGCGGTGATCGGAGCAGCTTGGAAATATCTCCAAACCTGTGGGCTGGCATCGGACTAGTCAGAGGTGGCGCAGGTACCGCACTTGTCGGAGATCCAGATACGATAGCTGAAAGGCTGCAGGAATACGCTGAGCTTGGAATCGAAACCTTTATTTTATCTGGTTATCCGCATTTGGAGGAGGCTTATAGGGTGGCAGAGCTGTTATTTCCTAAGCTGCGTCCCTCGCATTCTAAGGCGCTGCCTGCGGGGCCTAACGGGGAGATGGTTGCTTATCAATACCAGCCTGGGAAAACCCGCTAA
- a CDS encoding ABC transporter permease subunit, producing MLINTSLGKPANRPALEAWTRNKAYPLSLSCIAVLTLLFLWWLVTKWQWVNPLFIPAPEKVWVAFTQIFQDGYKGSSLAHHILDSLFRLGSAFALALITAIPLGIISGSSLTIRSLVDPFIEFYRPLPPLAYYTMLVLWLGIGDSSKIALLYLAAFAPLYIAVVAGVRRISIDRIHAAKSLGSNKRKLFIYVLLPSALPEIFTGIRTAIGVSYTTLVAAEMVAAMSGIGWMVLDASKFLRSDIIFAGIIIMGLIALLIDSVLRWLERKLIPWSGKE from the coding sequence TTGCTTATCAATACCAGCCTGGGAAAACCCGCTAATCGCCCTGCTCTTGAAGCTTGGACAAGAAACAAAGCTTATCCCTTAAGCTTGTCCTGCATTGCTGTGCTTACCTTATTATTTCTTTGGTGGCTCGTCACGAAATGGCAGTGGGTTAATCCATTGTTCATACCTGCTCCGGAGAAGGTATGGGTCGCTTTTACTCAAATATTTCAAGATGGCTATAAGGGAAGCTCGCTTGCTCATCACATTCTGGATAGTTTATTTCGACTCGGCAGCGCTTTCGCACTCGCTCTCATTACAGCTATCCCGCTTGGCATTATTAGTGGATCTTCCCTTACTATTCGATCACTCGTCGATCCCTTTATCGAATTTTATCGGCCTCTTCCGCCATTAGCCTATTATACGATGCTCGTTTTATGGCTCGGCATTGGGGATTCATCGAAGATTGCGCTTCTCTACTTAGCTGCATTTGCTCCTTTATACATTGCTGTCGTAGCCGGAGTAAGACGTATATCCATTGATCGTATTCATGCGGCAAAATCATTAGGGTCAAACAAGCGCAAGCTGTTCATTTATGTGTTATTGCCTTCTGCATTACCCGAGATATTCACAGGAATTCGTACGGCTATCGGAGTCAGCTACACAACTCTTGTCGCAGCCGAAATGGTAGCAGCCATGTCCGGCATCGGCTGGATGGTGCTGGATGCGAGTAAGTTTTTGCGAAGCGACATTATTTTTGCAGGCATTATTATTATGGGGCTTATCGCCTTATTGATTGATTCCGTTCTGCGTTGGCTCGAAAGAAAGCTTATACCATGGAGTGGCAAAGAATGA
- a CDS encoding ABC transporter substrate-binding protein, with protein MMKNKTMTGIWTIVLLLSVFSILTACSTEPAPAAASPKEVRIGFQIIPNAELLAKALGLAEKKFPDVKVNWVPFDSGRDVNTAFAAGGIDLGLAGSVPVAIGLANDLPYSVYFLHDIIGDNEALAVRNSANINTVKDLVGKKIAVPYGSTTHFSLLSALKQEGIDPSSVSILDLQPPDIVAAWQRKDIDGAFVWQPSLAKLVADDGKILISAKTLSEQGIITADVGIVSRKFVEQYPQFVKDYVALLDEAVALYRSKPEEAAKAVAPLLSQSEADTLTQLHELVWLTSAEQQDAKYLGADNSVSGFAQVLEQTGQFLIDQKTIPTSPDSSVYQQGIWNDSLKR; from the coding sequence ATGATGAAAAACAAGACAATGACAGGCATATGGACAATCGTGTTATTGCTTTCCGTATTTAGCATCCTTACCGCATGCTCAACTGAACCAGCCCCTGCTGCTGCTTCGCCCAAGGAAGTCCGTATTGGCTTTCAAATTATCCCGAATGCTGAGCTGCTTGCGAAGGCACTCGGCCTAGCGGAGAAAAAATTCCCTGATGTAAAAGTAAACTGGGTGCCTTTCGATTCAGGACGAGATGTGAATACCGCGTTTGCTGCTGGCGGCATCGATCTTGGTCTCGCCGGATCTGTTCCTGTTGCCATTGGTCTTGCGAATGATCTGCCTTATTCGGTCTACTTTCTGCATGATATTATCGGAGACAATGAAGCGTTAGCTGTCCGCAATAGTGCCAATATAAACACCGTAAAGGATCTAGTCGGGAAAAAAATAGCCGTTCCTTATGGCTCTACGACACATTTCAGCTTATTGTCCGCTCTAAAGCAGGAAGGCATTGACCCTTCCTCAGTCAGCATACTCGATCTTCAACCGCCGGATATCGTAGCTGCATGGCAGCGCAAAGATATTGATGGCGCATTCGTATGGCAGCCTTCACTTGCTAAGCTCGTTGCAGACGATGGGAAAATATTGATCTCTGCCAAAACATTATCTGAGCAGGGCATTATTACGGCAGATGTTGGCATCGTTAGCCGTAAATTCGTTGAACAGTATCCGCAATTTGTAAAGGATTACGTCGCTCTTCTCGACGAAGCTGTTGCCTTGTACCGTTCAAAGCCAGAGGAGGCTGCCAAAGCGGTTGCGCCGCTTCTCAGCCAGTCCGAAGCAGATACCCTCACGCAGCTGCATGAGCTCGTCTGGTTAACCTCTGCGGAGCAGCAGGACGCCAAATACCTCGGTGCAGACAACAGCGTAAGCGGCTTTGCACAAGTTCTTGAGCAGACAGGACAATTTCTAATTGACCAGAAAACAATTCCAACCTCACCAGATTCCAGCGTCTATCAGCAAGGAATTTGGAATGATTCACTTAAACGTTAA
- a CDS encoding ABC transporter ATP-binding protein — protein sequence MIQAADTDSATQAISMQGIQLTYTHAKASAEVLENINLSIQEGEFVCILGPSGCGKTSLLKLAAGYEQPTLGEVTIFERRHSQPHHEVGVVFQHANLFPWLTVQANVEFGLKMLNYSRSERKEKAALIVKQVGLTSYSSLFPFQLSGGMKQRTAIARALATNPRIILMDEPFASLDAITRESLQYLIRKIWLNSGKTIVFITHDVDEALLLGTRIITMQAAPGRIEHDIDNPLNKRTEPFSFVRKHARYNELRDTLVRSLRPVNNELREAADI from the coding sequence ATGATACAAGCTGCAGATACCGATTCCGCCACACAAGCCATCAGCATGCAAGGTATACAACTTACGTATACCCATGCCAAAGCTTCCGCGGAGGTGCTGGAAAATATTAATCTTTCCATTCAAGAGGGTGAATTCGTTTGTATTCTCGGCCCTTCCGGCTGCGGTAAAACATCACTGCTTAAATTAGCAGCAGGCTACGAACAGCCCACTCTAGGCGAAGTCACCATCTTTGAAAGACGTCATAGCCAGCCTCACCATGAGGTCGGAGTTGTCTTTCAGCATGCAAATCTATTCCCTTGGCTGACTGTTCAGGCAAATGTCGAGTTTGGTTTAAAAATGCTCAACTACTCGCGTTCAGAGCGGAAAGAAAAAGCAGCTTTAATCGTCAAGCAAGTAGGATTAACCTCCTACTCCTCTTTATTTCCTTTTCAGCTTTCAGGAGGCATGAAACAGCGAACGGCGATTGCCAGAGCACTAGCAACGAATCCTCGGATTATTTTGATGGATGAGCCATTTGCTTCGCTCGATGCCATCACACGTGAATCACTCCAATATTTGATTCGCAAAATATGGTTGAATTCAGGAAAAACCATTGTATTTATAACACATGACGTTGATGAGGCATTGCTGTTAGGCACTCGCATTATTACTATGCAGGCAGCGCCTGGACGAATTGAGCATGATATTGACAATCCGCTCAACAAGCGGACTGAGCCATTTTCCTTCGTCCGAAAGCATGCGAGGTACAACGAGCTTCGCGATACATTAGTCAGGTCATTACGGCCGGTAAACAACGAGCTCAGAGAAGCGGCAGATATTTAA
- a CDS encoding YfhD family protein, producing MTDKNNLEKVNFANLPVGENEDVEFSEELADEADRKAAERAHAADQRNEQE from the coding sequence ATGACAGACAAAAACAATTTGGAAAAAGTGAATTTTGCCAACCTGCCTGTTGGTGAGAATGAGGATGTAGAGTTTTCCGAAGAGCTTGCAGATGAGGCTGATCGCAAAGCAGCTGAGCGTGCTCATGCAGCAGATCAGCGCAACGAGCAGGAATAA